A part of Gadus morhua chromosome 17, gadMor3.0, whole genome shotgun sequence genomic DNA contains:
- the LOC115529049 gene encoding uncharacterized protein LOC115529049 translates to MPSALEKTVAEDDNPLDLSMSSIEASPSHPVDSSFVPLFSTSSSSSSDIPDILSAAGTKNWSEKKWIVNESKLMQLFTTCQQCGVLIEEEDKKVTTSGTRIHIKWSCMKGHSGEWESCSQLRGMPENNLLVASSILFTGSTFTEIFDWAELLNLQITKKTTFYSLQSTYLIPVIEYAYRDHHEEMMSNLQLQTVGGGISICGDGRSDSPGFSAKYTTYSFMSNATQEIIMVDLVQVTEATSSPAMETLGFRRGLDRLLQAGVRVDVITTDRSPSIRKLMRETYSDIQHQFDPWHVAKGLKKVDCGCKQQKKQRSAALAKGYY, encoded by the exons ATGCCATCAGCACTA GAAAAAACAGTAGCTGAAGATGACAACCCACTGGATCTGAGTATGAGCTCAATTGAGGCCTCTCCAAGTCATCCAGTTGACAGTAGCTTTGTTCCACTATTCAGCACATCAAGCTCCTCCAGCTCTGACATACCTGACATACTCTCGGCTGCAGGAACCAAGAACTGGTCAGAAAAAAAATGGATAGTAAACGAGTCCAAGCTAATGCAGCTCTTCACAACATGCCAACAGTGTGGAGTGTTAATTGAAGAGGAAGACAAGAAAGTGACCACTAGTGGGACCCGCATACACATCAAGTGGAGCTGTATGAAAGGACACTCAGGTGAATGGGAGTCATGTTCTCAACTGCGTGGAATGCCCGAAAACAACCTGCTGGTTGCCTCATCCATCCTGTTCACAGGTTCAACTTTCACGGAAATCTTTGATTGGGCTGAACTACTGAATCTCCAAATTACAAAGAAGACTACATTTTACTCCCTGCAATCCACCTACCTCATACCAGTGATTGAGTATGCATACCGTGACCATCACGAAGAGATGATGAGCAATCTACAACTACAGACAGTTGGTGGAGGGATTTCAATCTGCGGTGATGGTCGTTCTGATTCACCTGGATTTAGTGCAAAGTACACTACATACAGTTTCATGAGTAATGCAACACAGGAAATCATCATGGTGGATTTAGTTCAG GTTACAGAGGCGACCAGTTCACCAGCCATGGAGACCCTGGGGTTTCGAAGGGGTCTGGACCGTTTGCTTCAGGCAGGAGTTAGAGTGGATGTCATCACTACAGACCGCTCTCCTTCTATCAGGAAGCTTATGAGAGAGACCTACTCTGACATCCAGCACCAGTTTGACCCTTGGCATGTTGCAAAAG GACTGAAGAAAGTGGACTGCGGctgcaaacaacaaaaaaaacaacgatcTGCAGCCTTGGCTAAAGGCTATTACTAA